One window from the genome of [Mycobacterium] stephanolepidis encodes:
- a CDS encoding acetyl-CoA hydrolase/transferase family protein, with protein MPQELTAEQAAALLKPVDTLGIPLGPGQPPAFLRALGVRTDWTDLRVYGALLAVGTELFSRQGVHYLSGFFGPLERALRDMGADIEFAAADFRRFGPLLERQSPRVMTTVAAPPDADGWCSLSLHAGGTIGELRRAGADPERLLIAEVSEGYPRTFGFGEDHRHALHMDEIDILLRSTDAPLALPGGDAEPSDVDRAIAQYAVAFIGPGATLQTGIGAIPNQIATLLAEGDGGGYGLHSEMFTDGCMHLHRAGKITNTGKGQYDGVSVTTFAFGSPQLYEWLDGNSDVAFLPVEIVNAPEVIGANNDMISINGALSIDIQGQVVADTINGGQFSGIGGAEDFVAGAGLELSDRSLICLPSTFEKDGVLQSRIVPWFGPGAVITTPRHQVDVIITEYGAAELEGRTVRERGEALASIAHPQFRDDLLAAAERASNGRSPVS; from the coding sequence ATGCCGCAGGAGCTCACCGCAGAACAAGCCGCTGCACTGTTGAAACCCGTCGACACACTGGGAATCCCTCTGGGCCCCGGCCAGCCACCGGCCTTCCTGCGCGCCCTCGGCGTGCGCACGGACTGGACGGACCTGCGGGTGTACGGCGCGCTGTTGGCGGTCGGCACCGAACTGTTCTCGCGGCAGGGTGTGCATTACCTGTCGGGCTTTTTCGGCCCACTCGAACGCGCGCTGCGGGACATGGGCGCAGATATCGAATTCGCCGCCGCAGACTTCCGCCGGTTCGGGCCATTACTTGAGCGCCAGTCGCCGCGGGTGATGACGACCGTCGCGGCACCACCGGATGCCGACGGCTGGTGTTCCCTGTCGCTACACGCGGGCGGGACCATCGGTGAGCTGCGCCGAGCGGGCGCCGATCCGGAGCGACTGCTCATTGCCGAAGTCTCGGAAGGATATCCGCGCACCTTCGGATTCGGGGAGGATCATCGCCACGCGCTGCATATGGACGAGATCGACATCTTGTTGCGCTCGACGGATGCACCGCTGGCGCTGCCCGGGGGCGATGCGGAGCCGTCGGACGTCGATCGGGCGATCGCGCAGTACGCGGTGGCCTTCATCGGCCCGGGAGCGACACTGCAAACCGGAATCGGCGCCATTCCCAACCAGATTGCGACCCTCTTGGCCGAAGGCGATGGCGGCGGCTACGGTCTGCACAGCGAGATGTTCACCGACGGCTGCATGCATCTGCACCGCGCAGGCAAGATCACCAACACCGGCAAGGGACAGTACGACGGCGTCAGCGTGACGACCTTCGCCTTCGGATCGCCACAGCTGTACGAGTGGCTGGACGGCAACTCCGATGTCGCGTTCCTGCCGGTCGAGATTGTCAACGCGCCAGAGGTTATCGGCGCCAACAACGACATGATCTCGATCAACGGGGCGCTCTCAATCGACATCCAGGGGCAGGTTGTCGCCGACACCATCAACGGAGGGCAGTTCAGCGGGATCGGTGGCGCCGAAGACTTCGTGGCCGGGGCCGGGCTGGAGCTGTCGGACCGCTCGCTGATCTGTCTGCCCTCAACCTTCGAAAAGGATGGGGTGCTGCAGTCGCGCATCGTGCCGTGGTTCGGCCCGGGTGCCGTCATCACCACGCCGCGTCACCAGGTCGATGTGATCATCACCGAGTACGGCGCCGCAGAACTGGAAGGCAGAACGGTCCGTGAGCGCGGAGAGGCGCTGGCATCCATCGCCCACCCGCAGTTCCGGGATGACCTGTTGGCGGCTGCTGAGCGTGCGTCGAATGGCCGCTCACCGGTCAGCTGA
- a CDS encoding VOC family protein — protein MGSSEIVAAEPQLFVTDFERAIGFYVDTLGFDVAFTYGEPPFYGQVRRGGASLNLRKVDGPVYDGNFLATEHDPLAATLTTYKLGPLHDEYQAAGVAFHQPLRTEEWGSVTFIVKDPDGNLLLFSGAEA, from the coding sequence ATGGGGTCCTCCGAGATTGTCGCCGCCGAACCACAACTGTTCGTCACCGACTTCGAGCGCGCCATCGGCTTCTACGTGGATACGCTCGGATTCGACGTGGCCTTCACCTACGGTGAGCCGCCCTTCTACGGCCAGGTGCGGCGCGGAGGGGCGAGCTTGAACCTACGCAAGGTCGACGGCCCGGTGTATGACGGCAATTTCCTTGCCACGGAACATGATCCGCTTGCCGCCACGCTCACGACCTATAAGTTGGGCCCCCTGCACGACGAGTACCAGGCGGCGGGTGTGGCCTTCCATCAGCCCCTGCGGACCGAGGAGTGGGGCAGCGTCACCTTCATCGTGAAGGACCCCGACGGGAACCTGCTGTTGTTCTCGGGCGCGGAAGCCTGA
- a CDS encoding LGFP repeat-containing protein yields MDTNLMKRAAGAVSIVAMSAAVVVACSQDDKNAAKESLSSATSAASSAISAGGSAASSAASSASSAVSSVIAGAPSTVNVPGVGDVTLEPPVAEAYTKAGGEAKLGLPTGQPEKVGDGTVQAFAKGTIFSSPSTGAHLVQGEILKVYTEQGGAGGTLGFPTADETETAGGPDVAKGGWIGEFQKGTITWLNQGDGTFKETVTPK; encoded by the coding sequence ATGGATACCAATCTGATGAAACGAGCAGCAGGCGCGGTTTCCATCGTCGCCATGTCAGCAGCAGTCGTTGTCGCGTGTTCTCAAGATGACAAAAACGCCGCCAAGGAGTCGCTGTCGAGCGCGACCAGTGCGGCATCGTCGGCCATCAGCGCTGGTGGTAGCGCCGCATCGAGTGCCGCATCGTCGGCAAGCAGTGCGGTGTCGTCCGTCATCGCCGGGGCTCCCTCCACCGTCAACGTGCCGGGTGTCGGCGACGTGACGCTGGAACCGCCGGTCGCCGAGGCGTACACCAAGGCCGGCGGAGAAGCCAAGCTCGGCTTGCCGACCGGACAGCCCGAGAAGGTGGGTGACGGCACGGTGCAGGCCTTCGCCAAGGGCACGATCTTCAGCTCGCCGTCCACCGGTGCGCACCTGGTTCAGGGCGAAATCCTGAAGGTGTACACCGAGCAGGGTGGCGCGGGCGGCACGCTCGGCTTCCCCACCGCCGACGAGACTGAGACGGCCGGCGGGCCCGACGTCGCCAAGGGCGGCTGGATCGGCGAATTCCAGAAGGGCACCATCACCTGGCTGAACCAGGGCGACGGGACCTTCAAGGAGACCGTCACCCCGAAGTAG
- a CDS encoding lipoprotein LpqV produces the protein MLPLVGTCYFGVVTAPIRIAATLMALCVPLIGTACTSKSDEKAAPNPAGASTTPIEAPAAQPPASGSGMSPAGVTTSVDAAPSSLEEEYYQACRAAADWMTGKQDGPAQLVEGYLQSIQTNGNVGPGTFHKAWHELPADRQAAVIVATNAAAEQQC, from the coding sequence ATGTTGCCGCTGGTAGGCACTTGCTACTTTGGAGTGGTGACCGCCCCAATCCGCATCGCCGCGACCCTGATGGCCCTCTGCGTCCCGTTGATCGGTACGGCGTGCACGTCGAAATCCGACGAAAAGGCGGCCCCTAACCCGGCCGGCGCCTCCACCACCCCGATCGAGGCGCCCGCGGCGCAGCCGCCGGCTTCCGGCTCGGGGATGTCCCCGGCGGGCGTCACAACGTCCGTGGACGCCGCACCCAGTTCCCTGGAAGAGGAGTACTACCAGGCCTGCCGTGCAGCCGCCGACTGGATGACCGGGAAGCAGGATGGCCCCGCCCAGCTCGTGGAGGGCTATCTGCAGTCCATCCAGACCAATGGGAACGTCGGCCCCGGGACTTTTCACAAGGCCTGGCACGAGCTGCCCGCGGACCGGCAAGCTGCGGTAATTGTGGCGACGAATGCCGCCGCCGAGCAGCAGTGCTAA
- a CDS encoding cysteine dioxygenase, which produces MTTASVLDLRRPASAGSSPTRLRLPDLLRITDEGADDALHGRFDHLLPEGGLPVDERWATRIHADDELDVWLISWVPDKSTELHDHCGSLGALTVLNGSLHEYRWDGSQLVRRRLDAGDQAGFPLGWVHDVMRAPEAPVRIATGPTLSVHAYSPPLTAMSYYEVTQAKTLRRSRTILTDEPEGPAA; this is translated from the coding sequence ATGACCACTGCATCTGTCCTGGATCTGCGCCGCCCTGCCTCCGCCGGATCCTCTCCCACTCGCCTGCGACTGCCGGATCTGCTCCGTATCACCGATGAGGGCGCCGACGACGCGCTGCACGGCCGCTTCGACCATCTGCTGCCCGAGGGCGGGCTTCCTGTCGACGAGCGCTGGGCCACCCGCATTCACGCCGACGACGAGCTCGATGTCTGGCTGATCAGCTGGGTGCCCGACAAATCCACCGAGCTGCACGACCACTGCGGTTCGCTCGGCGCACTGACCGTGCTCAACGGCTCTCTGCATGAATATCGCTGGGATGGAAGCCAACTGGTGCGCCGTCGGCTCGACGCGGGGGATCAGGCCGGATTCCCGCTGGGCTGGGTGCACGATGTGATGCGTGCACCTGAGGCGCCCGTGCGCATCGCCACCGGACCCACGCTGAGCGTGCACGCGTACTCGCCGCCGCTGACCGCTATGTCGTATTACGAAGTGACCCAGGCCAAGACGTTGCGACGCAGCCGCACCATCCTCACCGACGAGCCCGAAGGACCGGCGGCATGA
- a CDS encoding rhodanese-like domain-containing protein yields MTVHDLLATARGRLRRLPADEVPTALGRGAFLVDIRPAAQRAQEGEVINAFVIERNVLEWRLDPESDARIPEAGNHDIEWVILCQEGYTSSLAAASLQEIGLYRATDVIGGYKALKDKGILI; encoded by the coding sequence ATGACGGTGCACGATCTGCTGGCCACGGCGCGTGGTCGGCTGCGGCGCCTGCCCGCCGACGAAGTCCCCACCGCGCTGGGCCGCGGCGCGTTCCTGGTGGACATTCGCCCCGCCGCGCAACGTGCGCAAGAGGGTGAAGTGATCAATGCCTTCGTCATCGAACGCAACGTCCTGGAATGGCGGCTGGACCCCGAAAGTGACGCCCGCATCCCTGAGGCGGGCAATCACGACATCGAATGGGTCATCCTGTGCCAAGAGGGCTACACCTCCAGCCTGGCCGCGGCCTCGCTGCAGGAGATCGGCCTGTACCGGGCCACCGATGTCATCGGGGGATACAAGGCCCTCAAGGACAAGGGCATCCTGATCTAG
- a CDS encoding MarR family winged helix-turn-helix transcriptional regulator: MTLPFDPVDDAHRHWVENGWGEVADGMAAVTSVMRAHQIMLARVEDVLRPHGLTFSRYELLMLLSFSRAGSMPMAKASARLQVHPTSVTNTVDRLEEAGLVRRVPNPADGRGTLVEITDAGRDLGSAATTDLNAKVFAQIGLSPSRTRSLVSVLTHLRRDAGDFG; encoded by the coding sequence ATGACTCTGCCGTTCGATCCCGTCGACGATGCCCATCGCCATTGGGTTGAGAACGGCTGGGGTGAGGTCGCCGACGGGATGGCCGCCGTCACGTCGGTGATGCGTGCCCACCAGATCATGCTGGCGCGGGTCGAAGATGTGTTGCGCCCGCACGGCTTGACCTTCTCGCGCTACGAGCTGCTGATGCTGCTGTCGTTCAGCCGGGCCGGCTCCATGCCGATGGCCAAAGCCAGTGCGCGACTTCAGGTTCACCCGACCTCGGTGACCAATACGGTGGACCGGCTGGAGGAGGCGGGGCTGGTGCGCCGGGTGCCCAACCCCGCCGACGGACGCGGAACGCTGGTGGAGATTACCGATGCCGGACGCGATCTCGGTTCGGCGGCGACCACCGACCTGAACGCCAAGGTGTTCGCACAGATCGGGCTGTCACCCTCACGCACCCGCTCGCTGGTGTCGGTGCTGACGCACCTGCGGCGCGACGCGGGCGACTTCGGTTAA
- a CDS encoding DUF3060 domain-containing protein, giving the protein MEPDGDPEARIRELERSLNETARTSELGVTKPNPYPPTVSSPYPPPPVYGTPYPPRLSVRRFRRRFIVFFALITAGVAGLVFYAAKTTLPQHVRTSPGPTSTLPVRSTLVPPATRTRATASSSAPAGPTFVPAGSTFSVSGTHKQVAVDCDGCLINVSGVSNTVEITGNCDTLTVSGVENTVHLETARKIGVSGFDNKVTYYSGEPEVSKSGNNNTVEQG; this is encoded by the coding sequence GTGGAGCCGGACGGTGACCCCGAAGCCCGAATCCGAGAGCTGGAACGCTCCCTGAACGAGACGGCGCGGACCTCGGAACTGGGTGTCACGAAACCGAACCCGTATCCGCCGACGGTGTCGAGCCCGTATCCACCCCCGCCGGTGTACGGGACGCCCTATCCGCCCCGGCTCTCCGTCCGCAGATTTCGCCGGCGATTCATCGTCTTCTTCGCCCTGATCACGGCGGGAGTTGCCGGACTGGTGTTCTACGCCGCCAAAACCACACTGCCCCAGCATGTACGCACGAGTCCGGGCCCAACAAGCACACTGCCCGTGAGATCGACTCTCGTGCCGCCTGCGACGCGTACCCGCGCGACTGCCTCGTCGAGCGCGCCCGCGGGTCCCACATTTGTGCCCGCGGGTTCGACCTTCAGCGTCTCCGGTACGCATAAACAGGTCGCGGTCGACTGCGACGGCTGTCTGATCAACGTCAGCGGAGTGTCCAATACCGTTGAAATCACCGGCAATTGCGACACCCTCACGGTATCCGGTGTCGAGAACACGGTGCACCTGGAAACAGCCCGCAAGATCGGCGTCTCGGGCTTCGACAACAAGGTCACCTATTACTCCGGGGAACCGGAAGTCTCCAAGTCCGGTAACAACAACACCGTCGAGCAGGGCTGA